In Streptacidiphilus sp. P02-A3a, the DNA window GGCCGAGCAGCGTCCGCAGCGCGCCTCGCCGGGCGGGCGCGGCGGGGACCGCGCCGCCCTCGGCCGGCGCCTCGGGCCCGGGCTCGGGGGCGTCGGCGGCGTCGATCCCGGTCTCAGAAAGCGACATAGCGGATCCGTGGGTCGAGGAGGCTGTAGAGGATGTCGGCGACCAGGTTCCCGGCGACCGTGGCGACGCCCACCACCAGCGTGGACGCCAGCAGGATCGGGTAGTCGTGGCTGGTGGCGGCCTGGAAGAAGAGCAGCCCCATGCCCGGGTAGTTGAACACCTCTTCGGCGATCACCGCTCCGGCCACGATCCCCGGGGCGGACAGCCCGAGGACGGTGATGATCGGCAGCATCGAGTTCCGCAGCACGTGCCGCAGCAGCACCAGCCGCTCCGGCAGTCCCTTGGCCCGGACCACCCGGATGTAGTCCTGGGCCAGCGCGTCGATCGCCGAGGACCGCATGTACCGGCTGTAGCCGGAGACGCTGATCAGGGTCAGCGTGACCACCGGCAGCACCAGCGCCCTCGGGTCGCCCAGGATCCCGCTGACCGACCCGGCCTGCGGCGCCTCCGGCGGCAGCAGGTGCAGCTGCACGCAGAAGACGGCGATCAGCAGCAGCGCGAAGAAGAAGTCCGGGATCGAGTAGAGGATGAAGGCCACCGCCGTGAGCAGGTTGTCGGTGACGCTGTCGCGCCGCACCGCCTGGTAGATGCCCAGCGGCAGGGCCAGCGCCAGGGCCAGCACGGTGGAGATCCCGAGCAGTACCGCGTCGCGCGGGAGCCGCTGCGCGATCAGCGTCGACACCGGCTGCTGCAACGAGTACGAGATGCCGAAGTTGCCCTCGGCCACCTGCTGCAGATACCTGCCGAACTGCTGGTACAGCGGCTCGTTGAGGCCGTTGACCTGGTTGAAGACGGCGATCCGGCCAGGGGTCGCCTTCAGTCCGAGGGTGGCCCGGGCCGCGCTGCCGGGTTCCAGGTGCAGCATCAGGAAGGTCAGCAGCATCACCCCGAACACCACCATCGCGGCCTGGCCCAGGCGGCGCAGCAGGTAGGTGCTCACGACGCCCCCGCCGGGTCGTGGGCGGGGGTCCGGCCCGGGGCTCTCATGAGGTGTAGTACCAGAGCTCGGGGTTCAGGCCGCCGGAGAAGGGGTTCAGCGGCGTGATCCCCTGGATGTTCTTCCGGTAGACCAGGATCTGGTCCTGGTTCGGCAGCCACAGCCAGGGCAACTGGGTTGCCGCGTAGTCCTCGTAGGTGAAGAACACCGAGGTCTGCGAGCCGTACTCGGTGGCGTCGATCAGCTGGTCCAGCTTCGGGTCGGAGAAGCCGCCGATGTTGCTGGAGCCGCCGGTGTTGAACAGGCTGTCCCCGACCGGGTAGAGGCTGTACGGGTCGTACCCGTAGTCCATCAGCTGCCAGCCGCAGCTGGAGGCCGGGTGCGCGGTGGCGGTGCACGGGGTGGCCTCGCCGGTCAGCGTGTTGAACGGCTCCGACTTCAGGTTGATGGTGATGCCCGCCTGGGCCTCGGAGGACTGGATGGCGGCGCTCTGCTCGTCGTTGGTCGCGATGCCGGAGGTGTAGTCGAGCTGGAAGGTCAGCGACTCACCGGCGGTGATCCCGGCCCCGCAGTCGGCGGGCCCGGTGCCCGGGCTCTGGCAGGTCGAGCTGCCGCCGGGCACCACCTTCCAGCCGTGCGCCCGCAGCAGCGCGACGGCCTTGGTCGGTGAGTACGGGTAGGGCCCGCCGGACTTCTCCAGCGGCGAGGCCCACGGCCCGGACGCCCGCACCGGCACCGGCCCGTCGCCCGCCTCCGCGTAACCGGAGTAGACCTTGGAGACGATCTGCGGCCGGTTGATCAGGTACTCCATCGCCTGCCGGACGTAGAGCTGCTGGAGTTCCGGGCCGACCTTGGCGTTGTAGAGGTTCGGGATGATCTCGGCCACTCCGGGGATCGGCACGTCGGCGATCGCGTAGCCGCTCGCCTCCAGCGCGCTGACCTGTTTCACGTCGTTCAGCGGCAACGAGCCGACATCCACCGAGCTGCCGGACCGCAGCGCGTTCAACTCCGCCGTGTCGGTGGTGAACGGGCTGTCCACGACCTTGGCCACGATCGGCTTGTCGGGGCCGGAGTAGGCGGTGTTCGGGACGTAGCTGTAGCCGCCGTCGCCGCTGTCGAACGACGCCAGCGTCCACGGGCCGTCGACCACCCGCCACAGCGGGTTGCTGCCGAAGGTGGCCATGTCGCCGCCCTGCTTCTGTAGGAAGGCGTACACGGCCTTGGCGCCCGCCGGGGTCTCGTCGGCGTTGCCGACCGGGCCGTTCACCGAGGTCTTGTCCCAGGCGTGCTGCGGCACCAGCGGGATGGTGCTGAGTACGTCCTCGGTGTAGAAGCTCGGGTTGTAGGACTTGGTCAGGTCGAGCACCACCGTGTGGGCGTCGGGGGTGGTCACCTTGGCCACGTCGTCGGGGAACAGTCCGGCGGTGTAGCCGGACCAGTTCGAGGCGTTGGCCTTCAGCAGGTTGTAGACGAAGCTGAAGTCCCGGCTGGTGACCGGCTGGCCGTCGGACCAGTTCCAGTGCTTCAGGTCGAGGGTGACCTGCTTGTCACCGTCCCCGTAGGTGATCGAACTGGTCAGCCCCTCCTGCGGATTGACCGTGGACTGGGCGCCGTCACCGGCGTACACCAGCGTCGGCCACAGCGGGCTGGTGAGGTTCACGTTCCAGCCGTCGGTGTTGGTCGCCGGGGCGAACGGGAAGACGAAGTTCGGTGTGGCCGCCACCTCGGCGACGGTGACCGTGCCGCCCCGCTTCACCGGACCGGCGGCGGAGGATGAGTTGCCGTTGCCAATGGTGCCGCTGGAGCCGCCGCTGCCGCCGCTGCCGCCGCTACACGCGGTCGCAGCCATCGCCAGCGTCAGAGCAACCGAGGTGACCGCCAGTCGACGGTGGATGCGCATGAGCGGTCCCGCCTTCCAAAGCCCGAGGTGAGGCCGGGTCGTGAGGGGCACGTACCCCCGTCCCGACCCGGTTGTCAGGGGCACAACACCATGGATGCCCCACTGGTACGCCTGTGAATCCCGGTATGTGGACAACTTTCTGTGACCAGCCCAGCCGCCCCGATCCGCCCACCGGTCCGCCCACCGGTCCGCCCACCGGTCCGCCCTCCGGTCCGATGGCGACGCCGCCCGGCAGCTGGCATAACAGGACCCATGAACGACTCCCCGCACACCGGACCCCGCACCGGACCCCGCACCACGCCCCTCGGCGAACCCCTCGGCGAACCCCTCAGCGAGGCCGAGGTCGACGCCTACCTGCACCGGCTCGACGCGCGGCGCCCGGCCGGGCCCGACCGGGCCGCCCTGCGCGAGCTGCACCAACGCCACCTGCGCCACGTGCCGTTCGAGAACCTGAGCGTCCACCTCGGCGAGGAGATCAGGCTCGACCCGTCCGCCCTGGTCGACAAGCTGACCCGGGCCCGGCGCGGCGGTTTCTGCTACGAGTTGAACGGCGCCTTCGGCGCGCTGCTCACCACCCTGGGCTACCCGGTCACCCTGCTCGCCGCCCGGGTCCACGGGGAGCACGGCTACGGCCCGCTCTTCGACCACCTGGCGCTGCGCGTCGACACCCCGGAACCCTGGCTGGTGGACGTCGGCTTCGGCCGCCACTCCGAGTTCCCGCTGCGCCTGGACGAGCGCGGCGACCAGCCGGATCCGGGCGGGGTGTTCCGCGTCGAGCAGACCCCGGACGGCGACCTCGACGTGCTGCGCGACGGCGTGCCACAGTACCGGATCGAGACGCGCCCCCGGGCGCTGGCGGACTTCGAGATCGCCTGCTGGTGGCAGCGCACCTCGCCCAAGTCCCACTTCACCCAGTCCCTGGTCTGCTCACTGCTCACCGACACCGGCCGGATCACCCTGAGCGACCACACACTGGTAACCACCGGCGCCGAGGGCCGCCGACAGACCGAACTCCCGGACGAGGCCCTGCTGGACGCCTACCGCGACCTCTTCGGGATCACCCTCGCGCACCCGCCGACGCTGCGCCCGGCGCTCCCCTGGGGTTCCCCGGAGCAGGGCCTTCCCGCTGATCAACTCGGTTAGTATCGGGGCCAGTTCACGCACACACACCGACCTGGGGGATGACGTGGCAGAGACATCGGAGAGCTCGTTGCTGTCGCAGGTCGAGGGCGGGCCGGGGGCGGAACCGGGTCGCGGCTTCGACCCGGACACCGCGAGCCCGGCCCGGATATACGACTTCTACCTGGGCGGCAAGGACAACTACGCCTCGGACCGCGCGGTCGCCGAGCAGATGATCGCGGCCCATCCGGTGGCGGTGGCCGGGGCCAAGGGGAACCGGCGGTTCCTGATCCGTGCGGTGGAGACCCTGGCCCGGGCCGGGGTCCGGCAG includes these proteins:
- a CDS encoding ABC transporter substrate-binding protein, which gives rise to MRIHRRLAVTSVALTLAMAATACSGGSGGSGGSSGTIGNGNSSSAAGPVKRGGTVTVAEVAATPNFVFPFAPATNTDGWNVNLTSPLWPTLVYAGDGAQSTVNPQEGLTSSITYGDGDKQVTLDLKHWNWSDGQPVTSRDFSFVYNLLKANASNWSGYTAGLFPDDVAKVTTPDAHTVVLDLTKSYNPSFYTEDVLSTIPLVPQHAWDKTSVNGPVGNADETPAGAKAVYAFLQKQGGDMATFGSNPLWRVVDGPWTLASFDSGDGGYSYVPNTAYSGPDKPIVAKVVDSPFTTDTAELNALRSGSSVDVGSLPLNDVKQVSALEASGYAIADVPIPGVAEIIPNLYNAKVGPELQQLYVRQAMEYLINRPQIVSKVYSGYAEAGDGPVPVRASGPWASPLEKSGGPYPYSPTKAVALLRAHGWKVVPGGSSTCQSPGTGPADCGAGITAGESLTFQLDYTSGIATNDEQSAAIQSSEAQAGITINLKSEPFNTLTGEATPCTATAHPASSCGWQLMDYGYDPYSLYPVGDSLFNTGGSSNIGGFSDPKLDQLIDATEYGSQTSVFFTYEDYAATQLPWLWLPNQDQILVYRKNIQGITPLNPFSGGLNPELWYYTS
- a CDS encoding arylamine N-acetyltransferase, with the protein product MNDSPHTGPRTGPRTTPLGEPLGEPLSEAEVDAYLHRLDARRPAGPDRAALRELHQRHLRHVPFENLSVHLGEEIRLDPSALVDKLTRARRGGFCYELNGAFGALLTTLGYPVTLLAARVHGEHGYGPLFDHLALRVDTPEPWLVDVGFGRHSEFPLRLDERGDQPDPGGVFRVEQTPDGDLDVLRDGVPQYRIETRPRALADFEIACWWQRTSPKSHFTQSLVCSLLTDTGRITLSDHTLVTTGAEGRRQTELPDEALLDAYRDLFGITLAHPPTLRPALPWGSPEQGLPADQLG
- a CDS encoding ABC transporter permease, translated to MSTYLLRRLGQAAMVVFGVMLLTFLMLHLEPGSAARATLGLKATPGRIAVFNQVNGLNEPLYQQFGRYLQQVAEGNFGISYSLQQPVSTLIAQRLPRDAVLLGISTVLALALALPLGIYQAVRRDSVTDNLLTAVAFILYSIPDFFFALLLIAVFCVQLHLLPPEAPQAGSVSGILGDPRALVLPVVTLTLISVSGYSRYMRSSAIDALAQDYIRVVRAKGLPERLVLLRHVLRNSMLPIITVLGLSAPGIVAGAVIAEEVFNYPGMGLLFFQAATSHDYPILLASTLVVGVATVAGNLVADILYSLLDPRIRYVAF